The Pseudomonas sp. G2-4 genome window below encodes:
- a CDS encoding MFS transporter codes for MNPQHRHSWGLAFGLCLITLAVNLQAPLYTTYAQLSGYGAGATAVAFSGYVLGVLPVLLAFGGLADRVGRKPLILIALGLSMLATVVTLLWPNLVALGVARLMMGVGTGLASATATAYMTELMATGDARSPANRVTASTSLGFGLGAALTSLFLAAHHSVTPGSFWLQLMLAATAIVVVWRLPDPAAKLKTAPLLRLPLFPAGSLPYSFSMLLAWATSGLVIAILPSVLATHDLQQWSGLSTFTVISCGLIFQPWARRLQPARATGLGLLILPLSYGLLAWGASVGSLAAVLLGALGASSACYGFLYLGGLSAVTAMAGMEKARVSAGFFLFAYVGFSIPVVVTGLLADYFGADVALILFGVALAVGACITGLIIVRTPAYMTYLSHG; via the coding sequence TTGAACCCACAGCATCGACATTCCTGGGGACTGGCTTTCGGCCTTTGCCTGATCACCCTGGCGGTCAACCTGCAGGCGCCGCTGTACACCACTTATGCGCAGTTGTCCGGCTACGGCGCCGGGGCCACGGCGGTGGCGTTTTCCGGTTATGTGCTGGGCGTGTTGCCGGTGCTGCTGGCCTTCGGCGGGCTGGCCGACCGGGTGGGACGCAAGCCATTGATCCTGATCGCCCTGGGCCTGTCGATGCTGGCAACCGTGGTGACGTTGCTCTGGCCGAATCTGGTGGCGCTGGGTGTGGCGCGGTTGATGATGGGGGTCGGTACGGGATTGGCCTCGGCTACGGCGACAGCCTATATGACTGAACTCATGGCAACTGGCGACGCCCGCTCACCGGCCAACCGCGTCACTGCCAGCACCTCCCTGGGTTTTGGCCTGGGCGCGGCATTGACCAGTCTATTTCTGGCTGCCCATCACAGCGTCACACCTGGCAGCTTCTGGTTGCAGCTGATGTTGGCCGCCACGGCCATCGTCGTGGTCTGGCGGCTACCGGACCCGGCGGCGAAACTCAAAACCGCGCCGCTGTTGCGCTTGCCCTTGTTTCCCGCCGGCAGCCTGCCCTACAGTTTTTCCATGCTGTTGGCCTGGGCGACCTCGGGCCTGGTCATCGCCATACTGCCTTCGGTGCTGGCGACCCATGATTTGCAGCAGTGGTCCGGCCTGTCGACCTTCACCGTGATCAGCTGCGGGCTGATCTTTCAACCCTGGGCTCGTCGCCTGCAACCGGCCCGGGCCACTGGCTTGGGGCTGTTGATCCTGCCTTTGAGCTATGGGTTGCTGGCCTGGGGGGCAAGCGTCGGCTCCCTGGCCGCCGTATTGCTTGGCGCGTTGGGCGCCAGCAGCGCGTGCTATGGCTTTTTGTACCTGGGCGGATTGTCAGCCGTCACGGCCATGGCCGGCATGGAAAAGGCCCGGGTCAGCGCGGGATTCTTCCTGTTCGCCTATGTCGGGTTCAGCATCCCGGTGGTGGTGACTGGGTTACTGGCGGATTATTTCGGCGCGGATGTGGCGTTGATATTGTTTGGCGTGGCGCTGGCTGTCGGGGCTTGCATCACTGGGTTAATCATCGTTCGGACGCCGGCCTACATGACTTATCTGTCCCACGGCTGA
- a CDS encoding PLP-dependent aminotransferase family protein yields the protein MDLNIDRNAAEPVIRQLVTHVMGWIQSHGIRPGARMPSIRQLAQENGLSLSSVIKAYDQLVASGVLESRHGSGFFVAQQLSQPRAPGIESDTAAWSLFDNESAQLKLGCGWLPDAWRDDTDLGQAIRQVVRSDNHALFNYSTPLGSAHLRLHIQKRLGLIDIHVDPEQIITTQGASHGLDLLVRTLLKPGDLVLVESPGYYNLFNLLKLHGVKTLAVPRTAQGPDIASLERLLGEHKPAYFFINSMYQNPTGTSLAPSVAYRLLQLATAHDFRIIEDDIYADFQNGPTSRLATLDALDRVIYLASFSKTLSSSLRVGYVVAQPEIINRLAEVKMVTGIGCSLLAENVVATLLANGSYRKLIQRLRQRLNKQMASTLRQLSPAHWEVFAEPTGGLFIWARPRQLDARQVQQIARELHIQLSQGSTFLPQGEVCDWLRLNVAYTQDVRAQRFFQRVAQESIGAVSVL from the coding sequence GTGGACCTGAACATTGATCGCAACGCTGCCGAGCCCGTGATCCGGCAGTTGGTGACCCACGTCATGGGCTGGATACAGTCCCACGGCATCCGCCCCGGCGCGCGCATGCCCTCTATCCGTCAATTGGCCCAGGAAAATGGCCTGAGCCTGTCGAGCGTAATCAAGGCCTATGACCAACTGGTGGCCAGCGGCGTCCTGGAGTCCCGCCACGGATCGGGCTTTTTCGTGGCACAGCAGTTATCCCAGCCCCGGGCGCCGGGTATTGAATCGGACACGGCCGCATGGTCGCTATTCGATAATGAATCGGCGCAACTCAAGCTGGGGTGTGGCTGGTTGCCCGATGCCTGGCGTGACGACACGGACCTGGGCCAGGCTATTCGTCAGGTCGTACGCAGTGATAACCACGCGTTGTTCAACTACAGCACCCCGCTGGGTTCCGCTCACTTGCGCCTGCACATCCAAAAACGCCTGGGCCTGATCGACATTCACGTCGATCCAGAACAAATCATCACCACCCAAGGCGCCAGCCACGGCCTTGATCTGCTGGTGCGAACGCTCCTCAAGCCCGGTGACCTGGTGTTGGTGGAAAGCCCCGGTTACTACAATCTGTTCAACCTGCTGAAGCTGCACGGGGTCAAGACCCTGGCCGTACCCCGAACCGCCCAAGGTCCGGATATCGCCAGCCTGGAACGACTGCTGGGGGAGCACAAACCCGCGTATTTCTTCATCAACAGCATGTACCAGAACCCCACCGGCACCAGCCTGGCGCCGAGCGTGGCCTACCGTTTGCTGCAACTGGCCACGGCCCATGATTTTCGGATCATCGAGGACGACATCTATGCCGATTTCCAGAATGGCCCGACGTCACGCCTGGCGACCCTGGACGCCCTGGATCGGGTGATCTACCTGGCGAGTTTTTCCAAGACGCTGTCCAGCTCGTTGCGCGTCGGTTATGTGGTCGCCCAGCCCGAGATCATCAACCGCCTGGCCGAAGTCAAGATGGTGACCGGCATCGGTTGTTCGTTGCTGGCCGAAAACGTGGTGGCGACGTTGTTGGCCAATGGGTCGTATCGCAAGTTGATCCAACGCTTGCGCCAGCGCCTGAACAAGCAAATGGCGAGTACGCTTCGCCAGTTGAGCCCGGCGCACTGGGAGGTCTTCGCCGAGCCGACGGGAGGGCTGTTTATCTGGGCCAGACCTCGACAGCTCGATGCACGGCAGGTGCAGCAGATTGCGCGGGAGCTGCATATCCAACTGTCCCAGGGCTCGACGTTCCTGCCGCAGGGGGAGGTGTGCGATTGGCTGCGGTTGAACGTGGCATATACCCAGGATGTTCGGGCGCAGAGGTTTTTCCAGCGGGTTGCACAGGAGTCGATTGGGGCGGTGTCAGTGTTGTAG
- a CDS encoding TonB-dependent siderophore receptor, translating to MRRILVSLCMLQAYSASTWAEEPIPAKPASLELQATDIVGASDYESAQGPVKGYHATRSASATRTDTAIHETPQSISVVSRDVVEDLGATRLQDALDYAGGVGRANNFGGQGLTTFTVRGFTTGEFYRNGFPINRGYPNMPDANTIERLEVLRGPATMLYGRGDPGGTFNIVSKQPLAERTVTLGSQVSDQGMRRGTLDASGPLDEEGRLAYRLNVIGEGGDTFRDHVETERYGVAPVVTWQVNDTTRLTFEGDFMRNNAPLDRGLTHYAGQRGTASRDTFFGEKDAGKLHNDNNMLQVRFEHMLNEDWTLAGGTQWLDGSLQGNAVEGNGIAADGRTLGRNFNYRKLEWTDRDTQLNLTGHFSTGGFEHTLLTGIEYEDYDYQSIIQRSAPGNGAYPIDIFDPVYGQPRPPLTRTPTHDQENLKTLGVFIQDQVALTERLKVLAGARFERFEHKYENFATQNGDWDASHNAVTPRLGVIYDLTDTVAVYANTARSFKPNTGRSSQGGGFKPEEGKSYEMGIKWEALDRQLSVDAAVYQIEKRNVLTPDPQDATLNVAAGEVRSRGFDLNVAGNLTPEWRMIGGYAYVDAEVIKDNTFEKGSRLLNVPRNSFSLLNVYEFQDGGLKGLGLGLGAKYVDERAGKMGANPFSMDSYTVVDLLGYYKVNERIRLNLDLKNLFDADYEEGAFGGVYAYPGAPRTVQAGISYTL from the coding sequence ATGCGTCGGATTCTCGTTTCACTGTGTATGCTCCAGGCTTATTCCGCTTCCACCTGGGCCGAAGAGCCAATCCCTGCCAAGCCGGCATCCCTTGAGCTGCAAGCCACGGATATCGTCGGCGCTTCAGACTACGAATCAGCACAGGGACCGGTAAAGGGCTACCACGCCACCCGATCAGCCAGCGCCACCCGTACCGACACGGCGATCCATGAAACCCCACAATCCATTTCCGTAGTATCCCGCGACGTGGTCGAAGACCTCGGTGCTACGCGCCTGCAAGATGCTCTTGATTACGCCGGCGGGGTAGGCCGGGCCAATAACTTTGGCGGCCAGGGCCTGACCACGTTCACCGTGCGCGGCTTCACCACCGGTGAGTTTTACCGCAACGGTTTCCCGATCAACCGTGGCTACCCGAACATGCCCGACGCCAACACCATCGAGCGCTTGGAGGTCCTGCGCGGCCCCGCGACCATGCTGTACGGCCGTGGCGACCCGGGCGGTACCTTCAACATCGTGTCCAAGCAACCGTTGGCCGAGCGCACGGTGACCCTGGGCAGCCAGGTCAGCGACCAGGGGATGCGTCGCGGTACCTTGGACGCGTCCGGCCCACTGGACGAAGAAGGGCGCCTGGCTTATAGGCTGAACGTGATCGGCGAGGGTGGCGACACGTTTCGCGACCACGTCGAGACCGAGCGTTATGGCGTCGCGCCAGTGGTGACCTGGCAGGTCAACGACACCACGCGCCTGACCTTCGAAGGCGACTTCATGCGCAACAATGCGCCGCTGGACCGAGGCTTGACCCATTACGCCGGCCAGCGCGGCACCGCTTCGCGCGATACGTTCTTCGGCGAAAAAGACGCCGGCAAACTGCACAACGACAACAACATGCTGCAGGTGCGTTTCGAACACATGCTCAACGAAGATTGGACCCTGGCCGGCGGTACCCAGTGGCTCGATGGCTCGTTGCAAGGCAATGCGGTCGAAGGCAACGGCATCGCTGCCGATGGACGTACCCTGGGCCGCAACTTCAACTATCGCAAACTGGAGTGGACCGACCGGGACACTCAACTCAACCTTACCGGGCATTTCTCCACCGGAGGCTTCGAGCACACGCTGTTGACCGGTATTGAGTACGAAGACTACGACTACCAATCCATCATTCAACGTTCGGCGCCTGGGAACGGTGCCTACCCGATCGATATCTTCGATCCGGTGTATGGCCAGCCACGCCCGCCGCTGACCCGCACCCCCACCCACGACCAGGAAAATCTCAAGACGTTGGGTGTGTTCATCCAGGATCAGGTGGCGCTTACCGAGCGGTTGAAGGTGTTGGCGGGAGCGCGCTTCGAGCGGTTTGAGCATAAGTACGAGAATTTCGCTACCCAGAATGGAGACTGGGATGCCAGCCACAACGCAGTCACTCCGCGCCTGGGAGTGATTTACGACCTGACCGACACGGTGGCTGTCTATGCAAACACGGCTCGTTCTTTCAAACCCAACACCGGTCGCAGTAGCCAGGGGGGCGGATTCAAGCCGGAAGAGGGCAAATCTTATGAAATGGGTATCAAGTGGGAAGCGCTGGATCGTCAGTTGAGCGTGGATGCGGCGGTGTACCAGATCGAAAAACGCAATGTGCTGACCCCGGATCCACAGGACGCAACACTGAATGTGGCCGCCGGTGAAGTACGCAGTCGTGGCTTTGACCTGAACGTGGCGGGAAATCTGACGCCGGAATGGCGCATGATCGGCGGCTACGCTTATGTGGACGCTGAAGTGATCAAGGACAACACCTTCGAGAAGGGTAGCCGTCTGCTCAACGTACCAAGGAATAGCTTCAGCCTGTTGAACGTCTACGAATTCCAAGACGGAGGCCTTAAAGGGCTGGGCTTGGGGCTTGGGGCCAAGTACGTGGATGAGCGGGCCGGGAAGATGGGCGCCAATCCGTTTTCCATGGACAGCTACACGGTTGTGGACCTGCTCGGCTACTACAAGGTCAACGAGCGGATTCGCCTCAACCTGGACTTGAAAAACCTGTTCGACGCCGATTATGAGGAAGGCGCGTTTGGTGGCGTCTACGCCTATCCAGGCGCACCGCGGACCGTGCAGGCCGGTATTTCCTACACGCTCTGA
- a CDS encoding SDR family NAD(P)-dependent oxidoreductase codes for MSINKTVIITGASSGIGLGLVKAFLDRGYNVVGNARSKPGLDAAAAQFDHPGRFIGVAGDIADPATATTLITQAIEAFGAVDGLVNNAGFFLPKPFVEYSPQDLDALLDTNLKGLVYASQAAAAHMISRQQGFIINISAAVALQPNIQVPAALPVLIKGGVNQMTRALALELSPHNIKVNAVAPGIIDTPMHDPANREFLNHLAPAGRVGTIEEIAEAVLYLAGAGFTTGAVLPVDGGMSSGKW; via the coding sequence ATGAGCATCAACAAAACCGTCATCATCACCGGCGCCTCCAGCGGCATCGGCCTGGGTCTGGTCAAGGCGTTTCTGGATCGGGGTTACAACGTGGTGGGCAATGCCCGTTCCAAGCCTGGCCTGGACGCTGCAGCGGCCCAGTTCGACCATCCGGGACGTTTCATCGGCGTGGCCGGTGATATCGCTGACCCAGCCACTGCAACCACGCTCATCACCCAAGCCATCGAGGCATTCGGGGCCGTGGATGGCCTGGTCAACAACGCCGGTTTCTTCCTGCCAAAACCCTTCGTTGAATACAGCCCCCAGGACCTGGATGCGCTGCTGGACACCAACCTCAAAGGCCTCGTCTACGCCAGCCAGGCCGCCGCCGCCCACATGATCAGCCGCCAACAAGGTTTCATCATCAATATCTCCGCTGCGGTGGCCCTGCAACCGAACATCCAGGTGCCGGCGGCCCTGCCGGTGTTGATCAAGGGTGGTGTAAACCAGATGACCCGCGCCCTGGCCCTTGAGTTGTCGCCTCATAACATCAAGGTCAACGCGGTGGCACCCGGCATCATCGACACACCGATGCACGACCCGGCAAACCGCGAGTTCCTCAACCACCTGGCCCCGGCCGGTCGGGTCGGCACCATCGAGGAAATTGCCGAAGCGGTGCTGTACCTCGCGGGCGCTGGTTTCACCACCGGCGCGGTATTGCCGGTGGATGGAGGGATGAGTTCGGGCAAGTGGTGA
- a CDS encoding 4-oxalocrotonate tautomerase family protein, with the protein MPFVNVRITRDGVTREQKAQVISEITETLQRVLGKDPHLTHIVIEEVDTDNWGYAGMTTTEYRSLPKE; encoded by the coding sequence ATGCCTTTCGTCAATGTGCGTATTACCCGCGACGGCGTCACCCGTGAGCAGAAAGCCCAGGTGATTTCCGAAATCACCGAGACCCTCCAGCGCGTGCTGGGCAAGGACCCGCACTTGACCCATATCGTGATCGAGGAAGTCGATACGGATAACTGGGGGTATGCGGGAATGACGACCACGGAGTATCGAAGTCTTCCCAAGGAATAA
- a CDS encoding LysR family transcriptional regulator: MKRHFEDLQLGSIELFCLAAEAGSFTAAAQLAGVTPAAVSRSIFRLEERLGSRLFVRTTRSIRLTEAGKTYFEQCRQALTQLVEAQQEMMGAQSVPAGQLRISLPTTYGHHRILPLLPAFRALYPQVSVDLHLSNRNIDFVAEGYDLAIRVRAQPDSSMIARLLEDANLAVVASPDYLRKAGTPQTLEDLDDHECIQFELPSSGRRISWLFKVDGKEKEVFGQGSYCCSDDVLGGVTLAKHGAGLFQTYRFIVEQELADGRLVEVLQPFGGRSRPFTLLYPHGRYVPQRVRAFVDFLLEYREQWSLA, encoded by the coding sequence ATGAAACGTCACTTCGAAGACCTGCAATTGGGCAGCATAGAGCTGTTCTGCCTGGCGGCGGAGGCAGGCAGTTTCACGGCAGCGGCTCAACTGGCGGGCGTTACCCCGGCAGCGGTGAGTCGCTCGATCTTTCGCCTGGAGGAGCGCCTGGGCTCGCGTCTGTTTGTGCGGACCACGCGCAGCATCCGCCTGACCGAAGCCGGCAAGACCTATTTCGAGCAATGTCGGCAGGCGTTGACGCAACTGGTCGAGGCGCAACAGGAAATGATGGGTGCTCAATCGGTGCCGGCCGGGCAACTGCGCATCAGCCTGCCTACCACCTATGGTCATCACCGGATCCTGCCGTTGCTGCCGGCTTTCCGGGCGTTGTATCCGCAAGTCAGCGTCGATCTCCACTTGAGCAATCGAAACATTGACTTCGTTGCCGAAGGTTATGACCTGGCCATCCGGGTACGGGCTCAGCCGGACTCTTCGATGATCGCCAGGTTGCTGGAAGATGCGAATCTGGCCGTGGTCGCCTCACCCGACTATCTGCGCAAGGCCGGCACGCCGCAGACCCTTGAAGACCTGGACGATCACGAGTGCATCCAGTTCGAATTGCCCAGCAGTGGGCGACGGATTTCCTGGTTGTTCAAGGTGGATGGCAAGGAGAAGGAGGTATTTGGCCAGGGCAGCTATTGCTGTTCGGATGATGTGCTGGGCGGGGTGACGCTGGCGAAGCACGGTGCGGGGTTGTTCCAGACCTATCGATTCATCGTCGAACAGGAACTCGCAGATGGACGCCTAGTGGAAGTGTTGCAGCCGTTCGGTGGCCGGTCACGGCCCTTCACCTTGTTGTACCCCCACGGCCGGTATGTGCCACAACGGGTGCGTGCCTTCGTGGATTTCCTGTTGGAGTACCGGGAGCAATGGTCCTTGGCCTGA
- a CDS encoding nuclear transport factor 2 family protein: MKKATLIVSFLCLFSGYAAAATSSAEQEVAQAVDHLTQAMLHKDIPQLQALAAENLTYGHSSGNIQDKKAFIADIETGKSAFKTLEMKNQKITLSGDVALVRHHFSAQALKGTEVVPTEIENFQIWQKQKNGKWLLIGRQAFRF; the protein is encoded by the coding sequence ATGAAAAAAGCGACATTGATCGTCAGCTTCCTGTGCCTGTTCAGCGGCTACGCAGCGGCAGCCACGTCATCGGCCGAGCAGGAAGTGGCCCAGGCCGTCGATCACCTGACCCAAGCGATGCTGCACAAAGACATTCCGCAACTCCAGGCCCTGGCCGCCGAGAACCTGACCTACGGGCATTCCAGCGGGAACATCCAGGACAAGAAAGCCTTCATCGCCGACATCGAAACGGGCAAGAGCGCGTTCAAGACCCTGGAAATGAAGAACCAGAAAATCACTTTGTCCGGTGATGTAGCACTGGTGCGCCACCACTTCTCGGCCCAGGCGCTCAAGGGCACTGAAGTGGTCCCGACAGAAATCGAGAACTTCCAGATTTGGCAGAAGCAGAAGAATGGCAAGTGGTTGTTGATTGGTCGTCAGGCGTTTCGGTTCTAA
- a CDS encoding LysR substrate-binding domain-containing protein, with product MFELAQLRCFTTVATELNFRRAAERLNMTQPPLSRQIQLLEHHLGVELFTRSTRSVALTAAGRAFFIEAQNLLEQAQQAAIAARRFAQGDIGSVTISFVGSAVYEFLPKVIAEARLKQPQVKIVLAEMNTYQQHEALRARRIDLGIVRSPLLETGYATECLVREPFVLAVPAGHPLASAESVGVQDLDGQPFLMYSHAAYPPFNELLTGMLRSARVAPQFVQWLGSSLTILALVNAGMGLALVPRCASSVVFKQVVFREIDLGEGVQSELHLVWRQDNDNPAFTMLLEGIRGAVREGF from the coding sequence ATGTTTGAGCTGGCCCAGTTGCGCTGCTTCACCACCGTGGCGACCGAACTCAACTTCCGTCGTGCCGCCGAACGCTTGAACATGACCCAGCCTCCATTGAGCCGGCAGATCCAACTGCTGGAACATCACCTGGGCGTGGAGCTGTTCACCCGCAGCACACGCAGCGTGGCACTCACCGCCGCCGGGCGGGCGTTTTTCATCGAAGCGCAGAACCTGCTGGAACAGGCGCAACAAGCCGCCATTGCCGCCCGGCGTTTCGCCCAGGGCGACATTGGTTCGGTGACCATCAGCTTCGTCGGCAGCGCGGTGTATGAGTTTTTGCCCAAGGTGATTGCCGAGGCGCGGCTGAAGCAGCCCCAGGTCAAAATCGTCCTGGCGGAGATGAACACTTACCAGCAACACGAGGCCTTGCGCGCCCGGCGCATCGACCTGGGCATCGTCCGCTCGCCGCTGCTGGAAACCGGCTATGCCACCGAATGCCTGGTGCGTGAACCCTTTGTCCTGGCGGTGCCCGCCGGGCATCCGCTGGCCAGTGCCGAGTCCGTGGGCGTGCAGGACCTGGATGGCCAACCGTTCCTCATGTATTCCCACGCCGCCTACCCGCCCTTCAACGAACTGCTCACCGGCATGCTCCGCTCGGCCCGGGTCGCACCGCAATTCGTGCAATGGCTGGGGTCGTCACTGACGATCCTGGCGTTGGTCAACGCCGGCATGGGCCTGGCGCTGGTGCCGCGTTGTGCCAGCAGCGTGGTGTTCAAGCAGGTGGTGTTCCGTGAGATCGACCTGGGCGAAGGGGTGCAGAGCGAGTTGCACCTGGTGTGGCGCCAGGACAACGACAACCCGGCGTTCACCATGTTGCTGGAAGGGATTCGCGGGGCGGTTCGCGAGGGATTTTGA
- a CDS encoding glucarate dehydratase family protein produces MKIKRVTVTPIAFRDPPLLNASGIHEPFALRSIIEIESDNGYIGLGESYGDAPALAIQQQLQSQLIGLDPFNLNQLRAIVQATVAAQKPTSTAGAELAPGSHASKAVINAYSAFEVACLDLQAHYLNVPLVDLLGGAIREEIPFSAYLFFKYAEHIDSPYPADSWGEALNEQQIVAQARRMIQDYGFKSIKLKAGALDPEHEVACIKALKQAFPGYPLRIDPNANWSLETSIRMAELLGDDLQYYEDPTPGLEGMAELHKRTGLPLATNMVVTDFVEFRRSVALNSVQIVLADHHYWGGLRDTQALAKMCSTFGLGVSMHSNSHLGISLMAMAHVAAAVPNLDYACDTHYPWQEPDEEVIKGGKLPIVDGCVKITRAPGLGLELDRDQLGKLHDQFLSCGIRQRDDVRQMQRYRPDWKTVKPRF; encoded by the coding sequence ATGAAGATCAAACGCGTTACCGTCACCCCCATCGCTTTTCGCGATCCACCCTTGCTCAACGCCAGCGGTATCCACGAGCCATTCGCACTGCGCTCGATCATCGAGATCGAGAGCGACAACGGTTACATCGGCCTGGGAGAAAGCTATGGCGATGCGCCGGCCCTGGCGATCCAACAGCAACTCCAGAGCCAGTTGATCGGCCTGGACCCGTTCAACCTCAATCAGTTGCGGGCCATCGTCCAGGCCACCGTGGCTGCGCAAAAGCCAACGAGCACGGCCGGTGCCGAATTGGCCCCGGGCTCCCATGCGAGCAAGGCGGTGATCAATGCCTACTCCGCGTTTGAAGTGGCCTGCCTGGACCTGCAAGCCCATTACCTGAACGTGCCGCTGGTGGACCTGCTGGGCGGCGCGATTCGCGAGGAAATTCCGTTCAGCGCGTATCTGTTTTTCAAGTATGCCGAGCACATCGATTCGCCGTATCCCGCAGACAGTTGGGGGGAGGCGCTCAACGAACAGCAAATCGTCGCCCAGGCCCGGCGAATGATCCAGGACTACGGCTTCAAGAGCATCAAGCTCAAGGCCGGCGCCCTCGATCCGGAACATGAAGTGGCGTGCATCAAGGCACTGAAACAGGCGTTTCCCGGCTATCCGTTGCGCATCGACCCCAACGCCAACTGGTCGCTGGAAACCTCCATTCGCATGGCTGAATTGCTGGGCGACGACCTGCAATATTACGAAGACCCGACACCGGGGCTGGAGGGGATGGCCGAGCTGCACAAACGCACCGGCCTGCCCCTGGCGACCAACATGGTGGTCACCGATTTCGTAGAGTTCCGCCGTAGCGTGGCGCTGAACAGCGTGCAGATTGTGTTGGCGGACCATCATTACTGGGGCGGCCTGCGGGACACCCAGGCGTTGGCGAAAATGTGCAGTACCTTTGGCCTGGGTGTGTCGATGCACTCCAACTCACACCTGGGTATCAGCCTCATGGCCATGGCCCATGTGGCGGCTGCGGTACCGAACCTGGACTATGCCTGCGACACCCACTACCCGTGGCAGGAGCCGGATGAGGAAGTGATCAAGGGCGGCAAGCTGCCGATTGTCGATGGCTGCGTGAAAATCACCCGGGCGCCTGGTCTTGGCTTGGAGCTGGATCGGGATCAACTGGGCAAACTGCATGACCAGTTTCTCAGTTGCGGCATTCGCCAGCGCGACGATGTGCGGCAGATGCAGCGTTACCGGCCGGACTGGAAAACCGTCAAGCCGAGGTTTTGA
- a CDS encoding porin: MHNNKNTRHHFLPAVIAGLSTLGLTSWAQAEIMLYDKDQTTFSTDGYINAFYVNSDVDRAGEQYDRRQARVKMGFLPNYLGFNMGKQVDDLKLGARASFWVTINDSETNGTDTAIDVRQFYGTVANPEWGEVLIGKDFGLFARSNILLDELLAGYGQVSDTLGLVDGGGVSFGNIGSGYPYPFPTSQITYRTPVMEGLRVAVGIMDPVDTNDNSATGKAYQENPRTESEVTYQFDLGGAKIYSWLNGSYQTSDNTDSTVESVTSKGLGYGVQAKMGGLSLTGSGFQAKGINPFFTNNAGEATLRNVDSKGYLLQGSYKLGKNRLALSYGKTEDDGNGVVGSGADYETRGIALFHDINDNLKLVAEYNQFEIDGHDTSAQNEDTDTFAVGAVLTW, encoded by the coding sequence ATGCACAACAATAAAAATACCCGCCACCATTTTTTGCCTGCGGTCATCGCCGGTCTTTCGACCCTGGGCCTGACGTCCTGGGCCCAAGCCGAAATCATGCTGTACGACAAGGACCAGACCACCTTTTCCACTGACGGCTACATCAACGCCTTTTACGTCAACAGTGATGTGGACCGGGCAGGGGAGCAGTACGACCGGCGGCAGGCGCGGGTCAAGATGGGCTTTTTGCCCAACTACCTGGGCTTCAACATGGGCAAGCAGGTCGATGACCTCAAGCTCGGCGCCAGGGCCTCGTTCTGGGTGACCATCAACGACAGCGAAACCAACGGCACCGACACCGCCATCGATGTGCGGCAGTTCTACGGTACCGTTGCCAACCCGGAGTGGGGCGAGGTGTTGATCGGTAAGGATTTCGGGCTGTTCGCCCGCTCCAACATCCTGCTCGATGAACTGCTGGCCGGTTACGGGCAGGTCAGCGACACCTTGGGGCTGGTGGATGGCGGTGGCGTGTCGTTCGGCAACATCGGCAGCGGCTATCCGTACCCGTTCCCGACTTCGCAGATCACTTATCGCACCCCGGTGATGGAAGGGTTGCGAGTGGCGGTGGGGATCATGGATCCGGTGGACACCAACGATAACAGCGCCACCGGCAAGGCCTACCAGGAAAACCCGCGCACCGAGAGCGAGGTCACTTACCAGTTCGACTTGGGCGGGGCGAAGATCTACAGCTGGCTCAACGGCAGCTACCAGACCTCTGACAACACCGACTCCACGGTCGAGTCGGTGACCTCCAAAGGCCTGGGTTATGGCGTGCAGGCGAAGATGGGCGGACTGTCGCTCACCGGCTCCGGGTTCCAGGCCAAGGGCATCAACCCGTTCTTCACCAACAACGCCGGCGAAGCCACGTTGCGCAATGTCGACAGCAAGGGCTACCTGCTTCAGGGTTCCTACAAGCTGGGCAAGAACCGCTTGGCGCTGTCCTACGGCAAGACCGAAGACGACGGCAATGGCGTGGTGGGCAGCGGCGCCGATTACGAAACCCGCGGCATTGCGCTGTTCCATGACATCAACGACAACCTCAAGCTCGTGGCCGAATACAACCAGTTCGAGATCGACGGCCACGACACCAGCGCGCAAAACGAAGACACCGATACCTTTGCGGTGGGGGCGGTGTTGACCTGGTAA